The genomic stretch TACCCTACCCACTGCAAAACATCCCAGAAGAATCAATAAATGAAGTACCCAATTCCAAGCTTTACTTCAACTGTCCAGTCTCTGTAACACCACAGCCGATCAAATCAGAACCCATGTGAGCTCCACTTGAAGTCTTTTATGAGACCATTCACATATTCAGCATGAAAGAGCTTACAAGTCAATCACAACAAGGCTTTAATGAAATCAAGATTAAGTGTATCCCGGACAATGAGGAATAACCCAAGAAGGAGAACAGCCATAATCCCTGATGACATAATTCCCTGTTCTAATTCTTGAGGAAGCTTTCTGCCACCTCTTGCTGCCTCTATGAGGATCAGAGCCAAGGAACCCCCATCTAAAGCAGGCAAGGGAAGAAGGTTTATGATAGCAAGATTAAGGTTAAGCAGAGCAGCAAATTGATAAAGCCCATCAATGTTGGACCTTGCAACTTCTGCTCCAACAGCTATAATAGCAACAGGCCCTGAAACCTTGCCCGCTGTCTGCGAAAAATTGAGAAAAGTCTGTTTTATGCTGTCGATAACATTGGATGAGAGACCCCAAAATTCCCTTCCAGTAAGGTTCAGAGCCTCCGGGAAATTTTTCGGCCTAATCTTGGAAATCTTAAGATTAGGAGATAACTGAACTCCAATCTTCCCAGTCCCATCCGAGCTTTCATCTGGAGTAACACCAATTTCCAAATCCTGCTGTCCTCTCACAACTGTAAGAGACACATTCCTTCCAGGACTTTTCTTAACGATATCAACAACCTGAGAAACAGAAGTAAATGATCTAGGCAATTCAATCCCGTTAACAGAAAGAATAACATCACCAGGGAGCAATCCATCTCGGGCAGCAGCTGAATAGGCTCGAACCTCCGGCACAATCACCCCAGGCAAGGACTCTTGAACAGGCAACCCAACCGATAAGACTTGGATAAAGACGATGGCATAAGCAAAGATTACATTGGCAATTACTCCAGCGGATATGACAAGAACCCTATCGAAGATGGGTCTGTTCTTGAGCAAATTTTCATCGTCGACAGGTATATCACTGTCGGGATCATTATCCGGAAAACCCACAAAACCACCGAGAGGAAATGCTCTAATGGAGTATTCTACATTCTTTGAATTGAACTTAGCAAGAACTGGACCAAACCCAATTGCGAACTTACTTACATGGATTCCTTGGAGATAAGCTGCGAGGAAGTGTCCACTCTCATGAACGATGATGATAGCTGCTAACACTGCTACCGCCTCTACAACAGATTGAGCACTTTCTAATTCAAATCCAGAGAACGCCCATACCCGAAGAGAGTTCCTTTTCTCATATGGG from Macadamia integrifolia cultivar HAES 741 chromosome 11, SCU_Mint_v3, whole genome shotgun sequence encodes the following:
- the LOC122092862 gene encoding probable membrane metalloprotease ARASP2, chloroplastic, with the protein product MIINLSISPPTSSAYSLLHSKLPISRFPLKPKTQFTNSLISSSSSLCSSFSSPIHQFSRENTRYPYEKRNSLRVWAFSGFELESAQSVVEAVAVLAAIIIVHESGHFLAAYLQGIHVSKFAIGFGPVLAKFNSKNVEYSIRAFPLGGFVGFPDNDPDSDIPVDDENLLKNRPIFDRVLVISAGVIANVIFAYAIVFIQVLSVGLPVQESLPGVIVPEVRAYSAAARDGLLPGDVILSVNGIELPRSFTSVSQVVDIVKKSPGRNVSLTVVRGQQDLEIGVTPDESSDGTGKIGVQLSPNLKISKIRPKNFPEALNLTGREFWGLSSNVIDSIKQTFLNFSQTAGKVSGPVAIIAVGAEVARSNIDGLYQFAALLNLNLAIINLLPLPALDGGSLALILIEAARGGRKLPQELEQGIMSSGIMAVLLLGLFLIVRDTLNLDFIKALL